The Acutalibacter muris genomic sequence CCGCCGCTGTTCCCGCCGCCAGAAATCTCCGAAATAGCTTTGACATAGGTTACACCATCCTTTGTGGTTTTGGCATCTCTGCCTACCTACACCATACCTCATATGGTGTTCCTATGTCCAGACCTTTTTTCAGAAAACGGCACTTTTCTACATGGACTGCCCCATGTCAAAGGGGAGGTCTTCATCCTCCAGAGATGGCGCATAGCCCCGCTCCGGGGGAGCGTCCTCGTCGCCTACCAGATACCCCGGATCGTCCTCTCTCTGGCCCATCTCCCTCTCCATGACCAACTCATAAGAGTGGAGGATCTGCCCATGCAGAGCCTCCCGCGCCTCCTTGGTAACCGGGAAGAATACCGGGCGGCTCAGTTCAGTCCCTTCCTTGACATAGGACTGCTCCGGTTCCTTGACGAATAAACCGTTCTTGGAGTCGAAGATGCGGAATCCCTGCACGGCAAAGGCGCCGGCGATATTGACGTTAGCCGTGGCCTTGAGCTTACTGTTGGTATTATGCACAGGGAAGATCCTTACCGTAAGTTCCGGGA encodes the following:
- a CDS encoding septation protein SpoVG family protein, whose product is MAIRKQEKTAQEAGQAARSNNTAPAQAEGAGRPLPELTVRIFPVHNTNSKLKATANVNIAGAFAVQGFRIFDSKNGLFVKEPEQSYVKEGTELSRPVFFPVTKEAREALHGQILHSYELVMEREMGQREDDPGYLVGDEDAPPERGYAPSLEDEDLPFDMGQSM